In Colias croceus chromosome 8, ilColCroc2.1, the genomic window ttttttactgaataggtatataaactaaaattattttatttattttatttttaattgattttcacCCCGCACGCTCAGTCTGAGATCAGGCAAGAATTATTATCCTACATACTGGAagactaaaaaaaattacagttCTATTGATAtgtataatccatactaatattataaatgcgaaagtaactctgtctgtctgtctgttactcaatcgcgccttaactactgaaccaatttgcatgaaatttggtatagagatattttgatacccgagaaaggacataggataggttttatcccggaaatcccacgggaacgggaactatgcgggtttttctttgactgcgcgggcgatgccgcgggtggaaagctagtttaccaataaatatccaaaaatgtgttcgtaacataaatattgaatCAATTAATGTATCATAAATACTACAAATTCTGTGACTTTACAAAACCCATTATTAAGTTCAGTTCTTTAATCACTATGATCGTATGAAAAATGAAGAAAGGTACACGaattagattttaaaactatagatattaaatatctTTTCATTATGTAAAAGTTTAAGATAAAAGGAAGTAATAATTACCTCTGGAAAACATCGTGATCGAATACGACATAAATTACTCTTATACTCATTCAAAATGTTATCTAGAAGGATTGATTATAATAGTTAGTATGTagagaaacataatatgaGGCATGTTGGGACGTAGAAGGCAGTTTAATTCAAAGTGTTGTATAGTACTTGGCGTAATTAGTTGACTGTATGCGTTAGCACGTACGGAGTCCTAGGGCACTAGTTTTATATGGGACGTCTTTGAAATAGCAGTTTTAGGTAGGAAATTTAAATGAGTGagtattttgtaaattcatGTACTTGGGTGATTCGCATAATGTTTTCTGTATCAGGTAGTTGAACGATGCGTAATAATGCggaaatgaataatattattaggtatcaCATTAAAATATGCTTAGTTTATGGGCAAAATGCTTATGTAGTGTAATTAAAGCATGAtctttaagttatttatagaaagtaacattttatgaTTCACTTAAAATACACACAATGTACTTTCAGATTAATGACAAGATGATACTGAAGTTGCTACAAAACCGTGGGTTCAAATAGAGATACTTAGACCAAACAATAATATGTCTCTTATAATGTGAACAGATGaaatatttgtgaaaattatttggttacatcataatataatcacatgtaatataataaaataaggttaCGTAAATTTATCtgagtataaataaaatcggaagtttacaaaataatattttagcattataatattttaaaaataacttcagAGACGGGTTAGAAACGACAAAGCTAATAACATGTTCTTTGTGAATTCCGTGTATTCTCCACTTGAAACAAATATTGTCTTGTAGGGACAAATATTTGCAATCTAGTACTTATTCGCAAGCTAAAGCATAACTCtcagaataatatatttcaaaatctaCATAAGCTATATTCatgtgcaaaaataaatattatctatcttAAGTACGTTAACACTAAAAttgtttgtatataaatataaatagtgaCTTAGTTAGTAGCACGAATAACTAATAGTTACTACGTaagtagttaataataatattgtacgcaactagtattttttacaaataactaaaaactaaaaagaaaCTATTATATGTTACGTTTTATCATGTTTTTTCTAAAACGAAAAGAGGCTGCAGCGAGagttaatttcttgatgaaaTATCGCcaaatgtttgttttgattCAGATCTTTGAAACAAACATTAATACTGTTGGTAGAAACTCctattaaactttataatttaccgtaaagtaaatttataaatgtgattTTGTATCAATTTGAGCGAATAAAAATGAGAGAGAAGTAGAGTCAAacaaattattagtttataataGCACGGTTCTTATCAAACGAAATGAATAGATTAAAACAGGATGAATCTATTGAGAATTAAATCCATCAAAAGGACGTTCCAAATCAGCTCTGATTTTCCTGCAGCACCATCAGAGTAACTTGATGGTTATAGAATAACAATGACTGTAGAAGTGTAGAGTTATAAGGTCggcgtatttttattttttattaaaagaaaaaataaaggtatggacgaaattaaacttattaaaaatatattaattagctATAATTAAAAGCTCTATGATGCTGTTTTGAACTatgttattatacattttctatTTAACAGGTTGTGATTTCATATCGTTGAATGTGTGGGTTTTTAAGAGATTCATATTCTGCACTTCAAATGTTATCAATCCTACAATTAACTTTCAGAAAATACGTCAGTTTTACACTTGGTTGTTCGTACgaatatttatcataaatttcTTATTAGGTAGCAAAcgttattttcaaaatttgtgaaaaataacaaattcttATAATATCTACTGTTTCAGTACCGAAATACAGATTGGTATAAAGCTATATGGTATGAAAACAAGAAGATATATTTCAGGATTTGTGATAGTAAAGTAGTTGCTAAGAGAATGCCAGTAAAATATACTCACCCAAATTTACTTACATTAAACCACGTTGTGATCAATTTCCATTTGAGTCGTGAGTACGGATGTAGTTTTGGGTCCTCAGCGCGACTGAAATCTATGTTCAACAGTTTTGTAGCCACAAACACTAAGTGTAGGAACGCTACCACGTATACAAGGATGCGTATATtgctatttaataatatatgggTTGTCATGATGCACGTTTGTAACGTTGGACTGAGTGGTACTCTGCGGACGCAGGTATATTAGTTTGGttttaagtatatttacaGGTGTAGAAGTCTCTttcattgtttgttttttaatattgtattgtcatAGGTTCATGTTTTTGtggttatataatatatataaatgactAAGTACCTGGCAGAAAACTGAGCGTAAGGCTTAGCACGCACTGCGGTTAAACGTACGCGTTTTATCGTAGGTCTGAAACcgcaaaaaaatgtaacacatAGTTTTCTACACAAGCGCACACATTAGTGACGTTTTTCAGTGactgattttaaaaacgtaactTGCTACATTTTGATCGCGGTTTGCAAACGCGCGTTTTTTTGTGTCCTATAGTAATAGTATGGTAGCGCACGCACAGCGTTTAACCGCATTCGGTTTTATATTGCTTGCTACGgcttgtaataatttatcaaaggTACTAATAGACATTCagtagtaattaaaaaatgtatcggGATGCTCTCGCACATCATTGTACATTTTGCAAAAGTATCCTTTTAAATGTCTTTGATCTGTTAGCGGATGTACCCAGTACTTATGGCGGCGGCGTTGTTTACGACTTTTGCttcttatatttcaaaatcaaaGCCACAACACATGCTACTCGCCAGAAATCCATGATGGTACTGACATAAAATTAAGCAAAACGCGAGCCGCAATGCGTGTTCGTATGCGGTTTTGCGTTTTCAGCTATTCCTGTGCTGCTCGCGTTTAACCGCAGTGCGTGCTAAGCCTAATAGCACTGACTTCCAATAATTATTcctcatatttttatttcggaGTTCGTACAATAAGTGTCAAGtagttttcatacaaaaatgttgacaatgtacctactttatacGAGAAATGTCGGTAAGCAGTATATGGGTATTgctgaaaatgaaaatacaaaaatatattctgttagaatttatttttacacaaacgTCTGCTTCATaacatcaaattaaatttagattcTTCTTTTTTCTTAGACTAATAGGGATATCTTCTGCCGGTGTTAATGCGATAGACTCCATTTctaaaaaaaggtaattttaaagttattaaatgataatgttgtaggtacctactaaagaTATGGTatgaacaatatattatatcgttgttattcattataaaaacatttgtgATAACATCAATGCACacatattacattattataaataacttgttGTTTATTCCTTCgatggaattaaaaaaaaagtttagcGAATAAATTAAGTgaaaacacacattttttaaacttacccGAATTTGGACATAGCGTTGGTACCAATTGGGAAAAGTATACCACGGCATCTATTCAACCTCATTTCAGCGAAGGAGTTGCAGGAATGAGCGTTCAAATGGCTATGGGTAAGAGAAGCGGCGAAGAGTTCCCAAGCGCGCTGGTGGCTGCAAGCGCTGGAGAGGAAACAGCCTGGCTGGCCTTCACCGCCGTTCGCATAGATGTCCACGTGCCCCAAATTAGTTCCAATCCCATTTGGCAGAAGTCCGAACCCATCTGTGTGGATCACTTCTACGTATTTTGCGTCACTGCTTTTGAGTCTGTTCGAATTTGTGCCCCATTGGTTTCCAGATGGGTCGAGTCCTGTGAAGGAAAATGTGTGCATGTTGATAAATTCACCAGAACCCCTTTGTTACATGCATTTCATTTCTAAAACATACAATAattcaaatacttttttaactttcaAGTATTACAAACGTTCAGGAcacataaaattatgattgaGATACAAGATTATGTCTTAGGCCAAATACTTTTTACaacattcaattaaataattttgccaTTAATGATCTTACCTGTAATTCTAGCAACTTGTCCGTTGACACCTCTGCCTGCGTAGCCAGCAACGTGGGCTCCGAGACCAAAGCCTACAATATGAATACTGCCGTATGCAGCCACTCCAGCTTCTACTAGCTGACTGATCAGCGAACCCAGGTAAGCACCAACACTGGGGACGGCGTTCACGGCGTTAGTGTAACTTTGCAGGGAATACTGAGACCAATCCACAACGATCACTTCAGCGTCTTCCACTTGGAGCAAAGCTGAAAGAATAATATGATGATTATTACTTGTTTATaactagtatattattatattatctgtataataTATGCTTTGTGTGTTAGTGCTGTTTAGCAGTTGTTCTGATAAGTGTCGATATTTTAGTAGCATATAATCCACCAAGATTCAGAATTAGTGAATGTGTGTAGTTTtgtaagttttatataataggtattaatgTGATTACCGTTTTGAACCGTTGGATTCAAAGTAGTGTCTCCTGATCCACCGTGCCCGTGGACAATAATTGTAGTGTTGCGAGTCAAGACCATAGAAGTTTCTTGAATAGATGCTAATGAACTATTGAATACTTCGGGATTTAAGCTTGCTCTGAAAAgttttaagaataattattgtgagcTGGTTCTGACAacattataagtattaaaatttcatgttTGGATTAAGACAAATGATagcgaataaaataatatttaataatcaaatataaaaatcaatttaaattcttCTCGTCCCCTTCGTCGATTTTCGTAAGgtcgatttattttattgaagcaGAATGATactgtttaataatatattgtaattttatatttacctcGTAAACAGTAAATACTCGTTGAAGCTTCCCTGCTTTGACGAACGCGGACCAAACGAATGCAACGCATTGCAAGCtgcaatattaaaacatttgtttaaCGTGACTGATTGagataatcttaatataatatataaatctcgtgtcacaatgtttgtcctcaatagaCTCCTAAatcacttaaccgattataataaaattcgcacaccatgtgcacagttcgatccaacttgagagataagatagtttaaatctcaaatcgttttagagaaagcgggcgaagccgcaggcggtaagctagtacaattataatttataacattgtttcataaaagttatttatataaccTTTACTTTACAACCCACTCAAGACATTTGTAATGCCAGTCtagaaataataacatttgttATAAACGATAGCGGATTCACATCGCGATCTACAAAGgaatataaataagatttCTCGAagttacattaaatattttacttaccCACTAAAGCGGCTGAAACTAATATAAGTTTAGGAAACATTCTACGTTCAACGTCTCTTAGCAATTTCTATCAAAATTCTAATGGTTTGCGATTCGCAACCAGCCTTTTATgtagattttaatttgattattcATAATCGATAAcactgataaaaataattgaacatCAAATAAAACTTATCTTTATCGAGCGATTCACTTTGATCTTAATTTCTATTTGATTGATAAGCTAATCctttaatatcaaatcttttttagtTGTAAAACAAATCTGTAACAAAGAAATTGTTTCCGTTTATTGATAAGGTTTATTGTGAACGTAGGACGTAAAGAGTGTGGATTACCTACGTCACTAGTATAACAAAATGTGACATTAAAAAGTacgtattcttttaaatttcagCAAAAATagattacttatattatgttaaatgaagatttaactgatttttttttatttcgtttgatATCCATCACATCCTATTGAAGTCACCATACTGAATTTAGgcaaaatccatactaatattataaatgcgaaagtaactctgtctgtctgtctgttactcaatcacgcctaaactactgaaccaatttgcatgaaatttggtatggagatattttgatacccgagaaaggacattctcatttcattcattcatattttattgcgaaatatgtaccacgggcgaagccggggcggaccactagtaaactttataaaggctgatatattatacaaatcaaggaaaatagtatattattatgcagTACTGTCTACAGCTCATCCAATTTATGCTTCCTGTTTTCATATTGTACAATTTCTGCATAACTTCATCTGCAAAAgacaattttttatgaaatcctAAATGATTGCCATATTAATTGGCATAATTAGTTAGCATGCAGTTAACACACGTTAGTTCTGTAAGGATAACAGGAACGCCTTACGCCGTTCGGGTAATTCTATAcgataagtaggtatttacgTTACTAGGCTTCCTGTTAATACTTTTAGCTGGTCACTGAACTATAATTAACGATGTTTACCtacttttcaattttaaattaattaacataccGTTGTTATCTGTCAAATTTTCTCGATAGGATTTCGTTATCGTtcataattaggtacctagttattaatataagtatttttaattttacgtttattttcttagatattattattacaattactaCAACGTAGCCTTTTGGtattatctttaaatgtaTAGCTATCAGcattagaattatttataggtataggtatctAACCTTGATAAATAggctaaaaatataattgataattactatttattttagcaAATAAACCGATACAAGTCTATCTCTTTTACTGCCAATaacaaatcaaaattaatttattagtcaACTTGTTTATGAAGAAGTATATCTGCATGATTCTTGTTGTTTAAGTTAGCTGGAAGACGCAGCTTTCACGGGGTTAAATTTTCCTATGAGCTTACCAGCCTATTTTTGCATGAAAGAGAGACATATCCATCcaatgataaattaatttaaaaatattcataattttagttGCATTCATATTGTGCATAGGTTCATTCATTCATAGGTaaagcatttactttaaataaaatagttatagtgtgttaatttttactatttcattatatattaattttgaaccTGAAAAAGTAACATATATAgattaagattatttatatatattttatttatttataatacatttatttatatatttataatatta contains:
- the LOC123693843 gene encoding pancreatic lipase-related protein 2-like yields the protein MFPKLILVSAALVACNALHSFGPRSSKQGSFNEYLLFTRASLNPEVFNSSLASIQETSMVLTRNTTIIVHGHGGSGDTTLNPTVQNALLQVEDAEVIVVDWSQYSLQSYTNAVNAVPSVGAYLGSLISQLVEAGVAAYGSIHIVGFGLGAHVAGYAGRGVNGQVARITGLDPSGNQWGTNSNRLKSSDAKYVEVIHTDGFGLLPNGIGTNLGHVDIYANGGEGQPGCFLSSACSHQRAWELFAASLTHSHLNAHSCNSFAEMRLNRCRGILFPIGTNAMSKFGNGVYRINTGRRYPY